A region from the Falco rusticolus isolate bFalRus1 chromosome 4, bFalRus1.pri, whole genome shotgun sequence genome encodes:
- the TBXA2R gene encoding thromboxane A2 receptor — protein sequence MGWGDMELPNGSRAGRADTCFGAFNASDGRAGAQASITSPWFSTAFGLIGLCSNLFALCVLLSSSRKLSSQARSSFLVFLCGLVVTDFMGLLVTASVIIPYHFIKFTWAEVDPGCHLCNFLGFSMVFFGQCPLLLGATMAGERFFGINHPFSRSTSISKRRAWSIVGLVWGFSCLLGLLPVLGLGRYTLQYPSSWCFLTLLPDTGNVIFCLLFALLGIFSVLLSFIFNTVSVVTLCRVYHDRESVQRRRDSEVEMMVQLVGIMIIATICWMPLLIFIVQTVLQQLPASGQIQMLPTTTQKMLLIYIRMVTWNQILDPWVYILFRRAVLQRIYPSLRPRPSILSLYPVLKPSLRRKLTADSVLQ from the exons atggggtggggggatatGGAGCTCCCCAACGGTAGCAGGGCCGGCCGGGCGGACACGTGCTTCGGGGCGTTCAATGCCAGCGATGGCCGCGCCGGCGCACAGGCCAGCATCACCTCGCCCTGGTTCTCCACTGCCTTTGGCCTTATCGGCCTCTGTTCCAACCTCTTCGCCCTCTGTGTCCTGCTCAGCTCCTCCCGCAAGCTGTCCAGCCAGGCTCGCTCCTCCTTCCTCGTCTTCCTCTGTGGGCTGGTGGTCACAGACTTTATGGGGCTGCTGGTGACAGCCTCAGTCATCATCCCCTACCACTTCATCAAGTTCACCTGGGCTGAGGTGGACCCTGGCTGCCACCTCTGCAACTTCCTCGGCTTCTCCATGGTCTTCTTCGGGCAGTGCCCGCTGCTGCTGGGGGCCACCATGGCTGGCGAGAGGTTCTTTGGCATCAACCACCCCTTCTCCCGCTCCACCAGCATCTCCAAGCGCCGCGCCTGGTCCAtcgtggggctggtgtgggggttctcctgcctgctggggctgctgccggtgctggggctggggcggTACACGCTGCAGTaccccagctcctggtgcttCCTCACCCTCCTGCCCGACACTGGCAACGTCATCTTCTGCCTGCTCTTCGCTCTGCTGGGGATCTTCTCCGTGCTGCTCTCCTTCATCTTCAACACAGTCAGCGTGGTGACGCTCTGCCGTGTCTACCATGACCGGGAGTCAGTGCAGCGGCGCCGGGACAGCGAGGTGGAGATGATGGTGCAGCTGGTGGGCATCATGATCATTGCCACCATCTGCTGGATGCCCCTCCTG ATATTCATCGTGCAGAcggtcctgcagcagctgccggCCAGTGGCCAGATCCAGATGCTGCCCACAACAACGCAGAAGATGCTGCTTATCTACATCCGCATGGTCACCTGGAACCAGATCCTGGACCCCTGGGTCTACATCCTCTTCCGACGGGCCGTGCTGCAGCGCATCTACCCCAGCCTACGCCCCCGGCCCTCCATCCTCTCCCTTTACCCCGTCCTCAAGCCCTCCCTGCGCCGCAAGCTCACCGCAGACTCCGTCCTGCAGTAG